From Nicotiana tabacum cultivar K326 chromosome 15, ASM71507v2, whole genome shotgun sequence, the proteins below share one genomic window:
- the LOC107788042 gene encoding signal peptidase complex subunit 1 isoform X2, producing MDWQGQKLVEQLMQILLVSFSVVAFITGYVLGSFQIMLLVYAGGVVFTALVTIPNWPVYNRHPLSWLDPSEAEKHPKPQITNPSTKKKAAKK from the coding sequence ATGGATTGGCAAGGACAAAAGCTGGTGGAGCAATTAATGCAGATACTGCTGGTGAGCTTTTCTGTTGTAGCATTCATCACAGGCTATGTGTTGGGTTCGTTTCAGATCATGCTGTTAGTATACGCTGGTGGTGTTGTCTTTACAGCGCTAGTCACCATTCCTAACTGGCCAGTCTACAATCGCCACCCTCTGAGTTGGTTGGACCCAAGTGAGGCCGAAAAGCATCCAAAGCCACAGATTACTAACCCCAGTACCAAGAAGAAGGCTGCCAAGAAGTAG
- the LOC107788042 gene encoding signal peptidase complex subunit 1 isoform X1, with translation MDLCINGRVVKMDWQGQKLVEQLMQILLVSFSVVAFITGYVLGSFQIMLLVYAGGVVFTALVTIPNWPVYNRHPLSWLDPSEAEKHPKPQITNPSTKKKAAKK, from the exons ATGGATTTGTGTATCAATGGGCGGGTCGTAAAG ATGGATTGGCAAGGACAAAAGCTGGTGGAGCAATTAATGCAGATACTGCTGGTGAGCTTTTCTGTTGTAGCATTCATCACAGGCTATGTGTTGGGTTCGTTTCAGATCATGCTGTTAGTATACGCTGGTGGTGTTGTCTTTACAGCGCTAGTCACCATTCCTAACTGGCCAGTCTACAATCGCCACCCTCTGAGTTGGTTGGACCCAAGTGAGGCCGAAAAGCATCCAAAGCCACAGATTACTAACCCCAGTACCAAGAAGAAGGCTGCCAAGAAGTAG